A window of bacterium genomic DNA:
TGTGAAACCCTGTTGGAAAAACATCACTTTGATGGCAACTGCTGTTTACCCAGATTCTGAATTTCTCAGTGTCTTCAATAACTTGTGGTAAAAACTGTCGCCTTGATAGCAACCGTGTTTCCCCAAGATTCAAGGTTTTACTCCGCGAAACCCTGCGGTGCGGACGTAATTGGCCGCCCTGTGTAACTCTGCGTTAAAGCTTTAATTGCTTTCATAGTAACTGTTGTTCCCAGCTTTAGCTCTTGCACTTTCTCCGTGTCACCGCGTCTTCGCGTCGCCATGTCAGGTGAGATCGTGGAATCGCTATTCCAGTGATTCCACGATCTTTGCCAACGCTTCCGCCGATCTTTCCACAATTATACGTCCCTTTTGGGCGTCGGCCGCTCGCGGGTTTCCCCACACTCCTCCGGGCCAGTAGTTTTCAGGATCTGGAATAACCTGCCCGGCAGGCAGTTGTGGATACTCTTCCTCAGGCGGTTCCCCCACCGAGTCGGGGTGCAGGTACATCATCCTGGATGTCTCGATCTCTCCGGCGTGACCGTCACGGGGTGTTGCGAGCAGGTCCCCCGACACATCCTTCACCAGGTCCAGGTCACAGATCACGGCCAGTTTAAGGTCCCTGTTTGCCTGTACGCACGCCTCAGCAGCTTCCCTGAGGGCGGCCATGTGAATGCGGCCGGCATGACCGGAAAACAGGATGATCCGCATGAAACCGTGGCTGGCAAATGAGTTGATGATGTCCCTTG
This region includes:
- a CDS encoding creatininase family protein, whose amino-acid sequence is MELMWMTMEDVRKEQKAGTPVIVPFGTVEQHGSHLPLSTDTLQASAVASKAAERVRIIVAPPVHYGQCSSTRNHPGTITLSGDTLRSVSRDIINSFASHGFMRIILFSGHAGRIHMAALREAAEACVQANRDLKLAVICDLDLVKDVSGDLLATPRDGHAGEIETSRMMYLHPDSVGEPPEEEYPQLPAGQVIPDPENYWPGGVWGNPRAADAQKGRIIVERSAEALAKIVESLE